One Gossypium hirsutum isolate 1008001.06 chromosome A11, Gossypium_hirsutum_v2.1, whole genome shotgun sequence genomic window carries:
- the LOC121209347 gene encoding eukaryotic translation initiation factor 3 subunit A, translating into MANFAKPENALKRAEELINVGQKQDALQALHNLITSKRYRAWHKPLERIMFKYVELCVDMRKGRFAKDGLIQYRIVCQHVNVSSLEEVIKHFMHLSTQKAEQARSQAEALEEALDVDDLEADKRPQDLMLSYVSGEKGKDRSDRELVTPWFKFLWETYRTVLEILRNNSKLEALYAMTAHRAFQFCKQYKRTTEFRRLCEIIRNHLANLNKYKDQRDRPDLSAPESLQLYLDTRFEQLKIATELGLWQEAFRSVEDIHGLMSIVKKTPKASLMVVYYAKLTEIFWISSSHLYHAYAWLNLFSLQKSFNKNLSQKDLQLIASSVVLAALSVTPYNQTRGASHLEVENEKERNLRMSNLIGFNLESKLENREVLSRSAVLTELVSKGVLSCATQEVKDLYHLLENDFLPLDVASKIHPLLMKISKLGGKLTSASSVPEVQLSQYVPSLERLATLRLLKQVSQLYETMKIESLSQMIPFFEFSMVEKISVDAVKHNFIAMKVDHMKGAVLFGNMGLESDKLQDHLTVFAESLNKARSMIYPAPKKASKLCEVLPGLGEIVDKEHRRLLARKSIIEKRKEEQERQLLEMEREEESKRQHLLKKTEEAEKKRLAAMFEQQRAERIRKEIEERELEEAQALLQETEKHLKRGKKKPILDGEKLTKQTLIERALSEQLKERQEQEKRLQKVAKTMDHLERAKREEAAPLIEAAFQRRLVEEKVLHEREQQLEVELSRQRHDGDLKEKNRLARMLENKMIFRERVISRRQAEFDQRRVEREERIKQIIQARKQERDIKRKKIFYVGSEEERIKKMREEEEARKREEAERRRKEEAEHKAKMDEIAEKQRQRERELEEKERLRREALLGRALEGISRPSEIPAGSHSTEPVVVAPAAAAAAPAPGKYVPRFRRERPESSGPAPPSEPDRWGKPAPSEPDRWAAGSRAPPFQSDRRTSGSRAPPQDSDRLAGGGSRATPPDSNRFGGGSGSSKAEPWRSSRARNPQRG; encoded by the exons ATGGCGAATTTTGCGAAACCAGAGAATGCCTTGAAGAGAGCTGAAG AGTTGATTAATGTTGGGCAGAAGCAAGATGCTTTGCAGGCTCTTCACAATCTAATAACTTCAAAGAGATACAGAGCTTGGCATAAGCCGCTTGAAAGGATCATGTTTAAATATGTAGAGCTGTGTGTTGACATGCGGAAGGGTCGTTTTGCCAAGGATGGCCTGATTCAATATCGTATTGTATGTCAACATGTGAATGTCAGTTCTCTGGAGGAAGTGATCAAGCACTTCATGCATCTTTCTACTCAGAAAGCCGAGCAGGCTCGAAGCCAGGCAGAAGCCTTAGAAGAAGCATTAGATGTTGATGACCTTGAAGCTGATAAAAGGCCACAAGATTTAATGTTAAGCTATGTCAGTGGAGAGAAAGGAAAGGATAGGTCTGATCGTGAACTTGTTACTCCTTGGTTCAAGTTTCTCTGGGAGACCTATAGAACAGTGCTTGAAATATTGCGGAACAATTCCAAGTTAGAAGCACTCTATGCG ATGACAGCACATCGGGCATTCCAGTTTTGCAAGCAGTATAAACGAACAACAGAGTTCCGAAGGTTGTGTGAGATTATAAGGAATCATTTAGCAAATCTAAATAAATATAAAGACCAGAGGGACAGACCTGATCTTTCGGCACCTGAAAGCTTGCAACTGTATCTTGATACGAGATTTGAGCAGCTAAAGATTGCTACTGAACTTGGACTCTGGCAG GAAGCTTTTCGTTCTGTTGAAGATATTCATGGATTGATGTCCATTGTCAAGAAAACTCCCAAGGCTTCCTTGATGGTGGTTTATTATGCCAAGTTAACTGAAATATTCTGGATTTCAAGCAGCCATCTTTATCATGCTTATGCATGGCTAAACCTATTTTCACTTCAAAAAAGCTTTAATAAAAACTTAAGTCAGAAGGACTTGCAGTTGATAGCATCATCAGTTGTTTTGGCTGCACTGTCAGTTACCCCTTACAATCAAACACGTGGTGCATCACACTTGGAAGTTGAAAATGAGAAAGAACGCAACCTTCGAATGTCAAATCTTATAGGATTTAATCTTGAATCTAAACTTGAGAACAGAGAAGTG TTGTCAAGGTCTGCAGTTCTCACAGAGCTg gtatCCAAAGGTGTACTTAGTTGTGCAACTCAAGAAGTGAAAGATCTTTACCATCTTTTAGAAAATGATTTTCTCCCTCTTGATGTTGCATCTAAGATACATCCATTGTTGATGAAAATATCAAAGCTGGGTGGGAAGCTGACTTCAGCTTCGTCTGTACCCGAGGTTCAACTCTCTCAATATGTTCCTTCCCTTGAAAGGCTTGCTACCCTCAGATTGCTTAAGCAG GTTTCCCAACTTTACGAGACAATGAAAATTGAGAGTCTGTCTCAGATGATAcccttttttgaattttctatGGTTGAAAAGATTTCTGTTGATGCTGTGAAACATAATTTCATAGCCATGAAAGTTGACCACATGAAAGGCGCTGTGCTGTTTGGTAATATG GGTCTTGAATCTGACAAGCTTCAAGATCACTTGACTGTTTTTGCCGAGTCTTTGAATAAAGCAAGATCAATGATATATCCCGCTCCGAAGAAAGCATCAAAGCTGTGTGAAGTTTTACCAGGGTTAGGGGAAATTGTAGACAAGGAACACAGAAGACTTCTTGCACGGAAATCAATCAttgagaaaagaaaggaagaacaAGAGCGTCAACTATTGGAAATG gaACGTGAGGAGGAGTCAAAGAGGCAGCATTTGCTGAAGAAAACTGAAGAAGCAGAAAAGAAGAGGCTTGCTGCTATGTTTGAACAACAACGAGCTGAAAGAATTCGTAAGGAAATAGAGGAGCGGGAGCTTGAAGAAGCACAGGCACTACTACAGGAAACTGAAAAGCATTTAAAAAGAGGGAAAAAGAAGCCAATTTTGGATGGG GAGAAATTAACAAAGCAAACCTTGATCGAGCGGGCTTTGAGTGAGCAGCTCAAGGAGAGGCAGGAACAGGAGAAGAGACTACAAAAAGTTGCTAAAACAATGGACCATCTAGAAAGGGCAAAGAGAGAGGAAGCAGCCCCCTTGATTGAAGCTGCTTTTCAACGGAGATTGGTAGAAGAGAAGGTGCTTCATGAACGTGAGCAACAG CTGGAAGTTGAGTTGAGCAGACAGCGCCATGATGGGGACTTGAAAGAGAAGAATAGGCTGGCACGTATGCTAGAAAACAAG ATGATTTTCCGGGAAAGAGTAATAAGTCGTCGGCAAGCTGAGTTTGACCAGAGGAGAGTAGAGAGAGAGGAGAGGATCAAACAAATAATTCAGGCCCGGAAGCAGGAAAGAGAtattaagagaaagaaaatattttatgtggGGTCTGAGGAGGAGAGAATAAAGAAGATGCGCGAAGAGGAGGAGGCTCGTAAACGTGaag AGGCTGAGAGGCGGAGGAAAGAAGAAGCTGAGCACAAAGCAAAAATGGATGAGATTGCTGAAAAGCAAAGACAAAGAGAGCGTGAATTGGAAGAGAAAGAGAGGCTGAGGCGAGAAGCTCTCTTGGGAAGGGCACTGGAGGGGATCTCTAGGCCTTCTGAAATTCCTGCTGGGTCCCACTCAACCGAGCCTGTAGTTGTGGCTccagctgctgctgctgctgctccAGCTCCTGGGAAATATGTTCCTAGGTTCCGGCGAGAAAGGCCTGAAAGCTCTGGTCCAGCTCCACCTTCTGAACCTGATCGATGGGGCAAGCCAGCACCCTCGGAACCTGACCGATGGGCTGCTGGTAGCAGGGCTCCTCCATTCCAATCTGATCGCAGGACTAGTGGCAGTAGGGCTCCACCTCAGGATTCTGATCGTTTGGCAGGTGGTGGTAGCAGAGCTACACCTCCAGATTCGAATCGTTTTGGTGGTGGTAGTGGGAGCAGCAAGGCAGAACCCTGGCGATCTTCAAGGGCCAGGAACCCACAACGCGGTTGA
- the LOC107944151 gene encoding 60S ribosomal protein L22-2 — protein sequence MSRTAGSKGKKKGVTFTIDCSKPVEDKIMDIASLEKFLQERIKVGGKAGALGETVALTREKSKITVTSDGDFSKRYLKYLTKKYLKKHNVRDWLRVIASNKDRTVYELRYFNIAENEGEEED from the exons ATGAGTCGAACGGCGGGATCGAaggggaagaagaagggagtTACCTTCACTATCGATTGTTCGAAGCCAGTGGAGGATAAAATCATGGACATTGCCTCTCTGGAAAAGTTCCTTCAAGAGAGAATCAAGGTTGGAGGCAAGGCTGGTGCACTTGGTGAAACCGTAGCACTCACTCGCGAGAAGAGCAAAATTACCGTCACTTCCGATGGCGACTTCTCTAAGAG GTATCTGAAGTACTTAAcaaaaaaatacttgaagaaacACAATGTACGGGATTGGCTCCGAGTGATTGCTTCCAACAAAGATCGAACTGTTTACGAGTTACGGTACTTCAACATTGCTGAGAACGAGGGAGAGGAAGAAGATTGA